In one Candidatus Bipolaricaulota bacterium genomic region, the following are encoded:
- a CDS encoding nitronate monooxygenase → MPSLKIGDIEARIPIVQGGMSVGISLSGLAAAVANEGGIGVIGAAGIGMLE, encoded by the coding sequence ATACCAAGCCTGAAAATAGGAGACATTGAAGCGAGGATACCGATCGTTCAAGGGGGGATGAGCGTCGGGATCTCTTTGTCCGGCTTGGCAGCAGCAGTAGCCAATGAGGGAGGGATTGGGGTCATCGGAGCTGCCGGCATCGGGATGCTTGAAC